A genome region from Sphingobacteriaceae bacterium GW460-11-11-14-LB5 includes the following:
- a CDS encoding TonB-dependent receptor, protein MSRIFTQIFYVLLFVFAGNLAAQAQSITVSGTVKDKQSKEGLAGVSLTIKGQSGGTASTSNGSFTFTTSAKVPFTLVASYVGYGTVEQQITGSTSGINLELETAVVLGGDVVVSASRTPERILESPVSIERMSAASIREIAAPSFYDALNNMKGVESSMQSLTFKSINTRGFNSNGNTRFNQYIDGMDNQAPGLNFSVGNIVGITELDVDNVELLPGASSALYGAGGINGTLLMTSKDPFKYPGASFQYKTGVNHVNDDNSSVQPFNQLDVRMAKSWNNRFGVKAAFSFLQAKDWFGNNYSNFDRTANSVKPGDRSSDPNYDGVNVYGDEVNANLRFVAAGISANPQLAAAFAGFNGIMTAAPTASYGNLVTLINANPAYAALRPALPYLGVAYGLRNGLISNQSVSRTGYNESDLVDYGTKSLKFSGGLYYNITPTIQLIGQANWGTGTSVYTGSDRYSLRNFNIGQYKIELKGQDFFVKAYTTQERSGDSYISSILGSYINEKTSPSRTSWFPTYTVAYATAKAQGATDAIANAAARSAADASRALPGSPAFNINKDAIMNTNISATNFATGVYGAKFDDKTNLYHYEGQYNFTNLFNNVIEFQVGASSRLYQLRSGGTIFDDLNREININEYGAFAQAGKKIWEFFKLTVAGRYDKSTNFEGRFTPRITGVFTVAKNNNIRLSYQTGYRNPTTQNQYIDLSVGGGSQRLIGGIPVSLAKYGLLTEATKGYTEASYRAYNAALVSGASPAGILQKYTFDPRGVRPESVQAYEIGYKGLLSPRLLIDAYGYYNRYKDFITAVNVYQQVGTSTDYVKYGVPVNAEGTVTSYGGALGLDYLMGKWNVSGNVSYNQIGDLPSNYINDFNTPKIRYNLGLGNKEIVKNFGFNVSYRWQDQFYWNSSFSAGQVPAYSTLDAQVSLRIPSVQSIVKLGGSNILNKYYFTSYGNPEAGAIYYLAISFNP, encoded by the coding sequence ATGAGCAGAATTTTTACACAGATCTTCTACGTGTTATTATTTGTGTTCGCGGGCAACCTCGCGGCACAGGCACAAAGTATTACGGTAAGCGGAACCGTAAAAGATAAGCAATCGAAAGAAGGACTAGCAGGGGTTAGTTTAACTATCAAAGGTCAGTCTGGCGGTACCGCCTCCACAAGTAATGGTAGTTTTACTTTTACCACATCAGCAAAGGTTCCCTTCACTCTAGTGGCATCTTATGTAGGTTACGGTACCGTAGAACAGCAGATTACCGGAAGCACTTCGGGTATTAACCTGGAACTGGAAACCGCGGTTGTATTGGGTGGTGATGTTGTAGTTTCGGCCTCACGTACACCCGAGCGTATATTAGAATCGCCGGTTTCTATTGAGCGCATGAGTGCCGCCTCTATCAGGGAAATCGCCGCGCCATCATTTTACGATGCCCTGAACAATATGAAGGGTGTAGAAAGCAGTATGCAGAGTTTAACTTTCAAGTCGATTAATACACGTGGTTTCAATTCGAATGGTAATACGCGTTTTAACCAATACATCGATGGAATGGATAACCAGGCACCGGGACTGAATTTCTCGGTAGGTAACATTGTGGGCATCACCGAACTGGATGTAGATAATGTAGAACTTTTACCGGGCGCTTCATCTGCCCTTTATGGTGCAGGTGGTATTAACGGTACCTTGTTAATGACATCTAAAGATCCCTTTAAATATCCTGGTGCAAGTTTTCAATATAAAACAGGGGTAAACCATGTGAACGATGACAATAGCAGCGTGCAGCCTTTCAATCAGTTAGATGTGCGCATGGCAAAATCATGGAACAATAGATTTGGCGTAAAAGCTGCATTTTCTTTCCTGCAGGCAAAAGATTGGTTTGGTAATAACTATTCTAATTTTGATAGGACTGCAAATTCGGTTAAACCCGGGGACAGAAGTTCTGATCCAAATTATGATGGAGTAAATGTTTATGGCGATGAGGTTAATGCAAACCTTCGTTTTGTAGCCGCCGGGATATCCGCTAATCCTCAGCTTGCGGCTGCATTTGCTGGCTTTAACGGGATTATGACAGCCGCACCTACTGCAAGTTATGGTAATCTTGTTACGTTAATTAATGCAAATCCAGCTTATGCAGCATTACGCCCTGCTTTGCCCTATCTTGGTGTGGCTTATGGACTTCGAAATGGTTTGATTTCTAACCAGTCTGTTTCACGTACAGGTTATAACGAGTCTGATCTTGTTGACTACGGTACAAAATCATTAAAATTCTCAGGTGGTTTATATTACAATATTACGCCAACAATTCAGTTAATAGGTCAGGCAAACTGGGGAACGGGAACTTCTGTTTATACAGGTTCAGATCGCTATTCGCTCCGAAACTTTAATATCGGACAATATAAAATTGAATTAAAAGGTCAGGACTTTTTTGTTAAAGCGTACACCACACAGGAACGTTCAGGAGATTCTTATATTTCTTCAATCTTAGGAAGTTATATTAATGAAAAAACCAGTCCTTCCAGGACCTCCTGGTTTCCGACTTATACAGTTGCCTATGCCACTGCAAAAGCACAAGGAGCCACTGATGCTATCGCAAATGCTGCAGCGAGATCCGCTGCCGATGCAAGCAGGGCCTTGCCAGGATCCCCAGCTTTTAATATCAATAAGGATGCTATAATGAATACCAATATCAGTGCAACGAATTTTGCAACCGGAGTATATGGAGCAAAATTTGATGATAAAACCAACCTTTATCATTACGAGGGCCAATACAATTTTACCAATCTATTTAATAATGTAATAGAGTTTCAGGTTGGTGCATCCTCAAGGTTGTATCAGTTAAGGTCAGGCGGGACGATTTTTGACGATTTGAATCGTGAAATTAACATCAATGAATATGGTGCATTTGCACAAGCTGGTAAAAAAATTTGGGAGTTCTTTAAATTAACCGTGGCAGGTCGTTATGATAAAAGTACAAATTTTGAGGGCCGTTTTACACCGCGTATCACAGGAGTTTTCACTGTAGCAAAAAATAACAACATCCGTTTATCTTACCAAACAGGTTACCGTAACCCAACCACACAAAATCAATACATCGACCTTTCTGTTGGTGGTGGATCGCAAAGGTTAATTGGTGGTATACCTGTAAGTTTAGCTAAGTATGGCTTGTTAACTGAAGCAACTAAAGGTTATACAGAAGCCAGCTACCGGGCTTATAATGCTGCACTTGTATCAGGTGCATCACCTGCCGGCATTTTACAAAAATATACTTTCGATCCGCGTGGTGTACGACCAGAAAGCGTACAAGCTTATGAAATTGGTTATAAAGGTTTGTTAAGTCCGAGATTATTGATTGACGCTTATGGTTATTATAACCGTTATAAAGATTTTATTACTGCGGTTAATGTTTATCAACAGGTTGGTACAAGTACTGATTATGTAAAATATGGTGTACCTGTAAATGCAGAAGGTACTGTTACTTCTTATGGGGGTGCCTTAGGCCTGGATTATTTGATGGGTAAATGGAATGTTAGTGGTAACGTATCATATAATCAGATTGGCGATTTACCGAGTAATTATATTAATGATTTCAATACCCCTAAAATCCGTTATAACCTTGGCTTAGGAAATAAAGAGATTGTTAAAAACTTTGGTTTCAATGTTTCTTACCGCTGGCAAGATCAGTTTTACTGGAACTCTTCTTTCTCAGCTGGCCAGGTACCCGCATACAGTACGTTAGATGCACAGGTGAGTTTAAGAATCCCTTCAGTACAATCAATTGTTAAACTGGGTGGCTCAAATATACTGAACAAATACTATTTCACTTCCTATGGCAATCCTGAGGCAGGTGCAATTTATTACTTAGCCATTAGTTTTAATCCATAA
- a CDS encoding glycosyl hydrolase, with protein sequence MEAQNDKTNETSDLIEKEQEIQHLNNPVDISVKPIVKQYLGAVKKVKKEGNRFYFSDGDARVEVRVVSDDIIRVRLAPHGVFLDDFSYAVPEVDQKVSVFKMQEHDDHFTISTHAVTCKIEKANFHISFSDNITNVVMVDEANSMHWEENVDFGGYYIYATKKCHPEENFFGLGDKSGNFNLRGRRFENWNTDAYSFGWNQDPLYRTIPFYIGLHNQAAYGIFFDNTFKSYFDFGSEDVNKTSFWADGGELQYYYIHGPHIMDVVKRYATLTGTHPMPPKWTLGYQQCRWSYYPETKVKEIAKQFRERKIPCDAIYLDIDYMDGYRCFTWNKKYFPDPRRMIKELSDDGFKTVVMIDPGIKVDDDYWVFKEGKEKRFFCRRSDDYYMEGHVWPGRCQFPDFTNPKVRSWWGNLYKELVDMGVAGFWNDMNEPAVFGSGTFPNDVRHNYDGYRGSHRKAHNVYGMQMVRSTYEGLKKLMRNKRPFTITRAGYSGMQRYASVWTGDNIATWEHLKIGNIQCQRLSVSGVPFCGTDIGGFSGEPDGELFTRWIQLGTFSPFMRAHSAGDTAEREPWSFGEFFEDINRKFIELRYRLMPYLYSVFWEHHRYGFPILRPLVMLEQENISNSFRQDEFCYGDKLLICPVLEQGAISRKVYLPKGTWYNFWTNEILDGGNEYTVDAKIDSMPMFVRAGTVLPEYPVMQYVDEKSITEVVLNIYHSDYEVNSYMYEDHGDTFAYEQDIYLEKKFTVKGDAQAIKVNQRNEGLYTPNYEFYVCNVIGVKFQVKKIIIDNKEVKDFYTDDQNILHFKCNKNFLEIQILSL encoded by the coding sequence ATGGAAGCGCAAAACGACAAAACTAACGAGACAAGTGACCTGATCGAAAAGGAACAAGAAATACAACATTTAAACAATCCAGTAGATATATCGGTAAAGCCAATTGTTAAACAATACCTTGGTGCAGTTAAAAAAGTAAAAAAGGAGGGCAACCGTTTTTATTTTTCTGATGGCGATGCAAGAGTAGAAGTTCGCGTGGTAAGCGATGATATTATCCGGGTTCGCCTGGCTCCTCATGGCGTTTTTTTAGATGATTTTTCTTATGCCGTGCCTGAAGTGGATCAAAAAGTTTCTGTTTTTAAAATGCAGGAACACGATGATCATTTCACAATTTCTACCCATGCGGTAACCTGTAAAATAGAAAAAGCAAATTTCCATATTTCCTTCTCTGATAATATTACCAATGTAGTTATGGTTGATGAAGCCAATTCTATGCACTGGGAAGAAAATGTAGATTTTGGCGGTTATTATATCTACGCAACCAAAAAATGCCACCCTGAAGAAAATTTCTTCGGTTTAGGTGATAAATCTGGCAATTTTAACCTACGCGGCAGGCGGTTCGAAAACTGGAATACCGATGCTTACTCTTTCGGCTGGAACCAGGATCCACTTTACCGCACCATACCTTTTTATATTGGTTTGCATAATCAGGCGGCTTATGGTATCTTTTTCGATAATACCTTTAAATCATATTTCGATTTCGGTTCAGAAGATGTAAATAAAACCAGTTTCTGGGCCGATGGCGGAGAATTGCAATACTATTATATCCACGGGCCACATATTATGGACGTGGTTAAACGTTATGCAACTTTAACCGGAACGCACCCGATGCCTCCAAAATGGACTTTGGGTTATCAGCAGTGCCGTTGGAGTTATTACCCTGAGACAAAAGTTAAAGAAATAGCCAAACAGTTCAGGGAACGTAAAATCCCTTGCGATGCCATTTATCTGGATATCGATTACATGGATGGCTACCGCTGTTTTACCTGGAACAAAAAATACTTTCCAGATCCACGGAGAATGATTAAAGAACTTTCTGATGATGGCTTTAAAACCGTAGTTATGATCGATCCTGGAATTAAGGTAGATGACGATTACTGGGTTTTTAAAGAAGGTAAAGAGAAAAGATTTTTCTGTCGCCGTAGCGACGATTATTATATGGAAGGGCATGTTTGGCCTGGCCGCTGTCAGTTTCCCGATTTTACCAATCCAAAAGTACGGAGCTGGTGGGGTAATTTATACAAAGAATTGGTAGACATGGGCGTTGCAGGTTTCTGGAACGATATGAATGAGCCAGCCGTGTTTGGTTCAGGAACTTTCCCTAATGATGTCCGTCATAACTATGATGGTTACCGTGGCTCACACCGTAAAGCACATAATGTTTATGGCATGCAGATGGTGCGTTCTACCTACGAGGGATTAAAAAAATTAATGCGCAATAAACGTCCGTTTACCATTACCAGGGCTGGTTATTCGGGCATGCAACGTTATGCAAGTGTTTGGACCGGCGATAATATTGCCACCTGGGAACATTTAAAGATCGGAAATATCCAGTGCCAGCGTTTATCGGTTTCTGGCGTGCCTTTCTGTGGAACAGATATTGGCGGATTTAGTGGTGAGCCTGATGGGGAATTATTTACCCGTTGGATCCAGTTAGGTACTTTTTCTCCATTTATGCGTGCACACTCTGCAGGTGATACTGCTGAACGCGAACCCTGGAGCTTTGGCGAATTTTTCGAAGATATTAACCGTAAGTTTATCGAATTAAGGTATCGTTTAATGCCTTACCTGTATTCGGTATTCTGGGAGCATCACCGTTATGGTTTTCCTATTCTAAGGCCACTGGTGATGTTGGAGCAGGAAAATATCAGCAACAGTTTTCGTCAGGATGAATTTTGTTATGGGGATAAACTGTTAATTTGCCCGGTTTTAGAACAAGGTGCAATATCCAGAAAAGTTTATCTTCCAAAAGGAACCTGGTATAATTTCTGGACCAACGAAATCCTCGACGGCGGTAATGAATATACAGTTGATGCCAAGATCGACAGTATGCCAATGTTTGTAAGGGCAGGTACCGTTTTACCAGAATATCCGGTCATGCAATATGTGGATGAAAAATCGATTACTGAAGTTGTATTGAATATTTATCACAGCGATTACGAGGTAAATTCATACATGTACGAAGATCATGGTGATACGTTTGCCTACGAACAGGACATTTATCTGGAAAAGAAATTCACCGTAAAAGGCGATGCTCAGGCCATTAAAGTGAACCAACGTAACGAAGGATTGTATACCCCTAATTATGAATTTTATGTTTGCAACGTTATCGGCGTAAAATTCCAGGTGAAAAAGATCATTATCGATAATAAAGAGGTGAAAGATTTTTATACCGACGATCAGAATATCCTGCATTTCAAATGCAATAAAAACTTCTTAGAAATACAAATCTTGAGTTTGTAA
- a CDS encoding 1,4-alpha-glucan branching enzyme: MPSAKKVPVKKSSQPKIDKQKSVWIHSLFTDYDIDLFLVGKHFRLYEKMGSHLITVDGVAGTYFSVWAPNAIRVSVVGNFNDWNNASHPLSVRWDKSGIWEGFIPGIAKGEVYKYFVKGFDESEHLKGDPYARRWEHPPQTACIVWDTDYTWKDKAWLNKRAKINALDQPISVYEIHLGSWERDPDNPERVLNCREVAGRLVPYVKEMGFTHVELMPVMEFPFFPSWGYQITGYFGASSRYGSPQDLMYLIDELHKAGIAVILDWVPSHFPGDRHGLYEFDGTHLYEHADMRKGFHPDWKSYIFNYDRNEVRSFLISNALFWIDQYHADGLRVDAVASMLYFNFSREDGDAATNEYGGSENLGAIQFLQDLNVAVYGNFEGVQTIAEESSTYPGVTHPVYAGGLGFGMKWMMGWMNDTLKYFKVETLGRKHHHHQLSFSMTYAFTENFMLPFSHDEVVHGKSPMLYKMPGDDWQKFANLRALYAYMFTHPGAKLLFMGNEFGETNEWNFTQSLDWHLLQYPPHKGMQETVKALNFLYRKEPALYHFNFSYEGFQWLDADNANESVFTFMRKGPKAKDTLVIAINLTPVVRENYRIGVPFKTKWTEIFNTDDIVYYGGGINNRGDIVPDLENYNGQEYSIIVDLPPLAVTVFKSK, from the coding sequence ATGCCGTCAGCAAAAAAAGTTCCTGTAAAGAAATCATCCCAACCAAAAATTGATAAACAGAAATCCGTTTGGATCCATAGTTTATTTACCGATTATGATATTGATCTTTTTCTTGTAGGAAAGCATTTTAGGCTTTACGAGAAAATGGGCTCGCATTTAATTACAGTTGATGGTGTCGCTGGAACTTATTTTTCAGTTTGGGCACCCAATGCGATTCGTGTAAGTGTAGTGGGTAATTTTAACGATTGGAACAACGCCTCGCATCCGCTGAGTGTCCGATGGGATAAATCGGGTATTTGGGAAGGTTTTATCCCAGGTATCGCAAAGGGAGAAGTTTATAAGTATTTTGTTAAAGGTTTCGATGAATCGGAGCATTTAAAAGGCGATCCTTATGCCAGGAGATGGGAACATCCTCCGCAAACAGCTTGTATTGTTTGGGATACCGATTACACCTGGAAAGACAAAGCCTGGCTGAATAAAAGGGCAAAGATAAATGCATTAGATCAGCCGATTTCGGTTTACGAAATCCACTTAGGATCATGGGAGCGCGATCCGGATAATCCAGAGCGCGTACTAAATTGCAGGGAGGTAGCCGGCAGGCTTGTTCCTTATGTAAAAGAAATGGGTTTTACCCATGTAGAACTGATGCCCGTAATGGAATTCCCATTTTTCCCCAGCTGGGGTTATCAGATTACAGGTTATTTTGGCGCAAGTTCACGTTATGGTTCTCCACAGGATTTAATGTACCTGATTGATGAGCTCCATAAAGCAGGAATTGCGGTGATATTGGATTGGGTTCCTTCTCATTTTCCAGGTGATAGACATGGTTTGTATGAGTTTGATGGAACCCATCTATACGAACATGCCGATATGCGGAAAGGCTTTCATCCCGACTGGAAATCATATATTTTCAATTATGACCGAAACGAGGTACGCTCTTTTCTGATTAGTAATGCTTTGTTTTGGATAGATCAATACCATGCCGATGGGCTAAGGGTAGATGCGGTAGCATCGATGTTGTATTTTAATTTTTCCAGAGAAGACGGAGATGCCGCGACGAACGAATATGGTGGAAGTGAAAACCTTGGCGCCATACAGTTTTTGCAGGACCTGAATGTTGCCGTTTATGGGAATTTTGAGGGCGTACAAACCATTGCCGAAGAAAGCAGCACTTATCCTGGCGTAACCCATCCGGTATATGCAGGCGGATTAGGATTTGGCATGAAATGGATGATGGGCTGGATGAATGATACCTTAAAGTATTTCAAAGTAGAAACCCTTGGCCGGAAACATCACCATCACCAGCTAAGCTTTAGCATGACTTATGCGTTTACCGAGAATTTCATGTTGCCTTTCTCTCATGATGAAGTGGTGCATGGTAAGTCACCCATGCTGTATAAAATGCCTGGTGATGACTGGCAGAAGTTTGCGAACTTAAGGGCGCTTTATGCTTACATGTTTACCCATCCTGGAGCAAAACTCCTGTTTATGGGAAATGAGTTTGGCGAAACCAACGAATGGAACTTTACACAATCGCTGGATTGGCATTTGTTGCAATACCCACCGCATAAAGGCATGCAGGAAACCGTTAAGGCCTTAAACTTCCTCTACAGGAAGGAACCAGCCTTATATCATTTCAATTTTAGTTACGAAGGTTTTCAGTGGCTCGATGCCGATAATGCAAACGAATCAGTATTCACATTTATGCGCAAAGGACCAAAAGCAAAAGATACTTTGGTTATCGCCATAAACCTAACACCTGTGGTACGTGAGAATTATAGAATTGGCGTTCCTTTTAAAACCAAATGGACAGAAATTTTTAATACCGATGATATTGTATATTATGGGGGCGGTATTAATAACAGGGGAGATATAGTTCCTGATCTGGAAAATTATAATGGACAGGAATATTCAATAATTGTTGATTTACCACCATTGGCCGTAACGGTTTTTAAGAGCAAATAA
- a CDS encoding type I glyceraldehyde-3-phosphate dehydrogenase: protein MSKIGINGFGRIGRLVFRAALKRGLDIVAINDLIEPDYMAYMLKYDTTHGKFDGTIEVVDGNLVVNGKTIRVTAERNPADLKWDAVGVEVVIESTGLFLTRADAEKHIAAGAKKVVFSAPAKDGDIPTYVMGVNHHKLTADQTIVSNASCTTNCLAPIAKVLNDNFGIVEGLMSTIHAVTATQKTVDGPSAKDWRGGRGGFSNIIPSSTGAAKAVGMVLPELKGKLTGMSFRVPVADVSVVDLTARLEKPATYEQIKAAMKAASEGELKGVLAYTEDEVVSSDFIGDDHASIFDAKAGISLNDNFVKVVSWYDNEWGYSSALAKFVEYYASL from the coding sequence ATGAGCAAAATTGGAATAAACGGCTTTGGCCGTATTGGCAGACTGGTTTTCAGAGCCGCATTAAAAAGAGGATTGGATATTGTAGCGATTAACGATTTGATCGAGCCTGATTATATGGCATACATGTTAAAATATGATACTACACATGGCAAATTTGATGGTACGATTGAAGTTGTTGATGGTAATTTAGTTGTTAATGGCAAAACAATCCGTGTAACTGCAGAAAGAAATCCTGCTGATTTAAAATGGGATGCTGTAGGTGTTGAAGTAGTAATCGAATCTACAGGTTTATTCTTAACCCGCGCTGATGCTGAAAAACACATCGCTGCCGGTGCTAAAAAAGTAGTTTTCTCTGCTCCTGCTAAAGATGGCGATATCCCTACTTATGTAATGGGCGTTAACCACCATAAATTAACTGCAGATCAAACTATTGTTTCTAATGCATCTTGTACCACAAACTGTTTAGCACCAATTGCTAAAGTTTTAAACGATAACTTCGGTATTGTTGAAGGTTTAATGAGCACAATCCACGCGGTAACAGCAACTCAAAAAACAGTTGATGGTCCTTCTGCTAAAGACTGGAGAGGTGGCCGTGGTGGTTTCTCTAACATCATCCCTTCTTCTACTGGTGCAGCTAAAGCTGTTGGTATGGTTTTACCTGAATTAAAAGGTAAATTAACCGGTATGTCTTTCCGTGTTCCGGTTGCTGACGTTTCTGTTGTAGATTTAACTGCACGTTTAGAAAAACCAGCTACTTATGAGCAAATTAAAGCAGCAATGAAGGCAGCTTCTGAAGGCGAATTAAAAGGTGTGTTGGCTTATACTGAAGATGAAGTAGTTTCTTCTGACTTTATTGGCGATGACCACGCTTCGATTTTTGATGCTAAAGCGGGTATCTCATTGAACGATAATTTCGTTAAAGTGGTATCTTGGTACGATAACGAATGGGGATATTCTTCTGCATTAGCTAAATTCGTAGAATATTACGCAAGTTTGTAA
- a CDS encoding 6-phosphofructokinase produces MEPNIKNIAVLTSGGDAPGMNAAIRAVVRTGIYHGINMFGVMQGYQGLITDNIKPMDARSVSNILHLGGTILKTARCLEFKTDEGQQIAYNNLKKNGIDGLVVIGGDGTFTGAKRFSETFGVKVIGIPGTIDNDLVGSDFTLGYDTAINTVIEAIDKIRDTADAHDRLFFIEVMGRDSGCIALRSSIASGAEAVLLPEKETSVTELIEKLALGAATKKSSSIVIVAEGHKQGGAYDIAKKVKETFDHYDTKVTILGHLQRGGSPSSFDRILGSRLGFAAVNALIAGETEQMVGLKGNEIKLTSIREALTAHSFKLEPDLMEMTEVLSI; encoded by the coding sequence ATGGAGCCAAATATAAAAAATATAGCTGTACTCACTTCTGGAGGCGACGCCCCTGGAATGAATGCTGCAATCAGAGCTGTTGTTCGTACCGGAATTTACCATGGCATTAACATGTTTGGTGTAATGCAAGGTTACCAGGGTTTAATTACCGACAACATAAAACCAATGGACGCCCGTTCTGTAAGTAATATTTTACACTTGGGTGGTACCATATTAAAAACTGCACGCTGTTTAGAGTTTAAAACAGACGAAGGTCAACAGATTGCCTACAATAACTTAAAGAAAAACGGCATTGATGGACTAGTGGTAATCGGCGGTGATGGAACATTTACCGGAGCGAAACGCTTTTCAGAAACTTTCGGCGTTAAGGTGATCGGGATACCGGGCACGATTGATAATGACTTAGTGGGATCAGATTTTACCTTAGGTTACGATACGGCTATTAATACTGTAATCGAAGCGATTGATAAAATCAGAGATACTGCCGATGCACACGACCGTTTATTCTTTATAGAGGTAATGGGCCGCGACTCTGGCTGTATTGCACTAAGAAGTTCAATTGCCAGCGGTGCCGAAGCTGTTTTGTTACCAGAAAAGGAAACCAGTGTAACTGAATTGATTGAAAAACTGGCCTTAGGCGCAGCTACAAAAAAATCATCAAGTATCGTTATCGTGGCCGAAGGCCATAAACAAGGCGGTGCTTATGATATTGCAAAAAAAGTAAAAGAAACTTTTGACCATTACGACACCAAAGTAACGATACTGGGCCACCTTCAACGTGGTGGTAGCCCAAGCAGTTTCGACAGAATTTTAGGCAGTCGTTTAGGTTTTGCCGCAGTAAATGCGTTAATTGCAGGCGAAACGGAGCAAATGGTAGGTTTAAAAGGAAACGAAATAAAATTAACCAGCATAAGAGAGGCTTTAACCGCTCATTCTTTTAAACTCGAGCCCGATTTAATGGAAATGACAGAGGTACTTTCAATATAA
- a CDS encoding NUDIX hydrolase, with protein MEQILPHLDSVFSIDCVLFGFDGKELKILLIERNEEPFKDWWALPGNIVGPDESLDQSASRILYELTGLRGIYMEQYYAFGDPHRHPQGRVITLAYYALIRLGGDKELRPISSYAKRANWLPITDLPKLAFDHQKIYDKGLEKIKRRIKHQPIAFELLPEKFTLTQLQHVYELVLGKKLDKRNFRKKIVSFGVLKELDEKQKGVSYRAATLYRFDKRKYAKLFGKEISF; from the coding sequence TTGGAACAAATTTTACCTCATTTAGATTCTGTATTCTCGATAGATTGCGTTTTGTTTGGATTTGATGGTAAGGAATTAAAAATCCTGCTAATTGAAAGGAATGAAGAACCGTTTAAAGATTGGTGGGCATTGCCCGGTAACATTGTTGGCCCTGATGAAAGTTTAGATCAATCAGCCTCCCGGATTTTGTACGAACTTACTGGTTTGCGTGGTATTTACATGGAACAGTATTATGCTTTTGGCGATCCGCACAGGCACCCCCAGGGTAGGGTAATTACTTTGGCTTATTATGCCTTGATCCGTTTGGGTGGCGATAAAGAGCTGAGGCCGATTAGCAGCTATGCCAAGCGAGCCAACTGGCTGCCAATTACTGATCTGCCTAAACTGGCTTTCGATCACCAGAAAATTTATGACAAAGGATTAGAAAAAATAAAACGCCGGATTAAACACCAGCCCATTGCTTTCGAACTCTTGCCGGAAAAATTTACTTTAACGCAATTACAGCATGTTTATGAACTGGTGCTGGGTAAAAAACTCGATAAAAGGAACTTTAGAAAGAAAATTGTGAGTTTTGGCGTGCTAAAGGAGCTTGATGAAAAACAAAAAGGTGTTTCTTATCGTGCAGCTACTTTATACCGTTTTGATAAACGTAAATATGCCAAACTTTTTGGTAAGGAGATTTCGTTCTAG
- a CDS encoding N-acetylglucosamine kinase, with amino-acid sequence MIVIADGGSTKTNWCLINEAGRKIYFNTEGYNPYFSKGEYIVKSLNETLPDHLEREKLTAVYYYGAGCSTPANVKIVADAMQQIFVNATIFVGHDLLASSRALLGNEPGFAAILGTGTNSCLYDGSEITMNIDSLGYFLGDEGSGSYIGKRILSDYMKGYMPKGLREAFYDNYALTNEDIFDNIYNKPLPNRFCASFSKFLYDFKDNYEDYAFATIDYAFTAFFEALVIHYPNYKDHKLNCVGSVGYSFRDILSIVADRYEMGVGKIIRSPIDDLVHYHLELAPKA; translated from the coding sequence ATGATAGTAATTGCAGACGGCGGATCTACCAAAACAAATTGGTGTTTGATTAACGAGGCCGGCAGAAAAATTTACTTTAACACCGAAGGTTACAATCCATATTTTTCAAAAGGAGAGTACATTGTAAAGTCTTTGAATGAGACTCTTCCAGACCACTTGGAAAGAGAGAAATTAACAGCAGTTTACTATTACGGTGCCGGCTGTTCTACACCTGCAAATGTTAAGATTGTGGCTGATGCCATGCAACAAATCTTTGTTAATGCAACCATTTTTGTAGGCCATGATTTACTTGCTTCATCTAGAGCACTCCTTGGAAACGAGCCAGGATTTGCTGCTATTTTAGGTACCGGTACTAACTCATGTCTTTACGATGGATCTGAAATCACCATGAACATCGATTCATTAGGTTATTTCCTGGGTGATGAAGGCAGCGGTTCGTACATTGGTAAACGTATCTTAAGCGATTACATGAAAGGTTATATGCCGAAAGGCTTACGTGAAGCTTTTTATGATAACTACGCTTTAACTAACGAAGATATTTTCGATAACATTTATAACAAGCCATTGCCAAACCGTTTCTGCGCAAGCTTTAGTAAATTCTTATACGATTTTAAAGATAATTACGAGGATTATGCCTTTGCAACCATTGATTATGCATTTACCGCATTTTTCGAAGCTTTGGTTATTCACTATCCAAACTACAAAGATCACAAGTTAAACTGTGTAGGTTCTGTAGGTTACAGTTTCCGTGATATTTTAAGTATTGTAGCCGACCGTTACGAAATGGGCGTGGGTAAAATTATCCGCTCACCTATAGATGATTTGGTTCACTACCACCTGGAGCTAGCGCCTAAGGCTTAG